Part of the Rhodothermus bifroesti genome, TGTCCTGGCGGTATTCATCTGGTGGGGATTTCGTGGGATGAGCGAAGCCCAGCAGTGGGCGCTGCATTCACAGCAGGTTATGCAGCAAGCACAAGGCTTGTTGCTCGAACGAGCCGTGATGCAGCAAAACGCGCTGTCGTATTTATTGACGGGTGACGCTTCCTATCATACGGCATATCAGGAGGAGAAGGCGCGCTTTGAAAAGCGGATTGCAGATCTAAAGCAATTGGTAAGCGACAATCCGGAACAGGTCGAGCGCTTGGCGCAAGTAACTGCAGCGATGCAAGAGTGGATTTCCGCAACCGAAGTGCTGCTTGCTCAAAGACCCGAGGTTGATATGGGCCAGCTCCGCATGAGCGAACTGGCTGCTAGCGTAGTTGCCCATAAGGCCACGCATGCAGCGCTTTGGGAAAAGATAGAGCGGGAACTGCAGGACTTTCTAGATGCGGAGCAGCAGCTTAACGAAGCACGCTTGACCTGGATGAAGCGGCAGCAACGGTTCTTGATTTGGGAGATTGTGGGTGCTTTATTGGTAATAGCTCTGGGAATTGGTCTGGCCTTCCGCGTACTGCGAGGCTCGGTTGTTCGGCCCATTCAGGAACTAGAGGCTGCTGCCCAGAAGATTGCCGAAGGCCAGTTGGATGTAGCAATTACGGCAACCACCCAGGATGAAGTGGGGTCGCTGGCACGGGCCTTTAACCAGATGGTAGCCAGCGTGCGGCAAGCGCTTGATGCGTTGCAAGCCGAAAAGGAGAGCGTAGAGCAAAAGGTGCGTGAAGCGGTTGCAGCTTCTGAGGCCCAGCAGCAGTACTTGGCACGCAGCGTGGAACGCATGCTAGCCCAGATGGAGCGGTTTGCTGCTGGCGACCTGACAGTGCATCTGGAAGCGGAGCGTGACGATGAAATCCGGCGTCTTTACGAGGGCTTTAACCGGGCTGTAGCCAATATCCGGCAGATGATTGTGCGGGTCACCGAGGCAGTGGCCTCGACCGCCAGCTCGGCAGCACAAATCAGCGCCTCGAGTGAAGAGCTGGCTGCAACAGCCCAGCAGCAGTCTGGCCAAGCTAACGAAGTGGCTGCAGCGATCGAAGAGATGGTGCGTACGATCATCGAGAACGCCCGAAACGCTACGGAAACCGCTGAGGTAGCCCAGGAGAATGGCGCCCAGGCACAACAAGGCGAACAAGTCGTACGCGAAACGGTCGAAAAAATCCGTCAGATTGCGCAAGTTGTTGGGGAGTCGGCGCGGACTGTCGAGCGCTTGGGGGCTTCCAGTGAGCGCATTGGCGAGATCGTTCAGGTCATCAATGAAATTGCTGAACAGACCAACTTGCTAGCGCTGAATGCAGCAATTGAAGCAGCGCGGGCAGGTGAGCATGGTCGAGGCTTTGCCGTAGTGGCCGATGAGGTGCGCAAGCTGGCAGAGCGGACAGCTCAGGCGACCAAAGAGATTGCCAAAATGATCGAGGGCATTCGCAGTGAGACGCGCGAGGCGGTAAAGGCTATTCAGCGCGGGAGTCAAGAAGTCGAGGAAGGTATTCGCCTGGCCGATCAGACAGGTACGGCGCTGACCCAAATTGTCCAGGGTGCGCAACGCGTGCTGGATCGCGTTTCGCAAATTGCTGCCGCCAGCGAGGAGCAATCGACCACCAGTGAACAAATTAGTCGGAGTGTTGAGCTGATCTCGCGCCTGTCTCACGAATCGGCCCGCGGGGTGGAGCAGATCGCTCGGGCCGCTGAAGGGCTTAGCCGGCTCACCGATGAACTTAATCAAATGATCCGGCAGTTTCAGGTTGGTCGTGATCTGCAAAGTCGGCTAGTGCCTGACGGTGCTGGCCGCTTAACCCAGGTCTAGAAGGTTTTTTTCTGAGGTTTCTTCTGATTGTACGGCAAGTCGGGGCAAGCCTTTCTTAGGCTTGCCCCTGCAGCTTTAAAAGGGCTTGTTTCCTAAAGTTGGTATGCATACCATATGGCCATGGAGTAGCTACAAGTAAGATGCGCTATGCGTATATTGACCGCTGGTTTATTGGGACTGTTTTGGGGTAGCCTTGGCCTTTCTGCGATGGCACAGGTAGACACAAGCTGGGCGATTCACGACCTAAATCGGCCGCGACCACCCGTAGTGACGCCAGCCCCCTTTGCACAGCACACGGCTCCGCCTTCTGATGCCATCGTGCTGTTTGATGGTACCGATTTGTCGGCCTGGGAACGCGTAGGGGGAGGAGAGGCTGCCTGGCGGGTTGTCGATGGCTACATGGAAGTCGTTCCTGGAAGTGGAAACATCCAAACGCGCCAGGGCTTTGGCGACGTGCAGCTTCACCTGGAGTGGTCTGTTCCAGAAGAGGTGACTGGTGAAGGGCAGGGCCGGGGGAACAGTGGCGTTTTTCTTATGGGGCGCTACGAGGTGCAGGTGCTTGACTCCTACCAGAACGATACCTATCCGGACGGTCAAGCAGGGGCTATTTATGGTCAGTATCCACCTTTGGTGAACGCCATGCGGCCTCCGGGCCAATGGCAGACCTATGATATTGTTTTTCGACGTCCGCGTTTTGATGCCGAAGGGAAACTGGTGCAACCGGCGCGCATAACCGTCTTGCACAACGGCATTCTTGTGCAGGACTGCGCCGTGCTTACTGGCCCGACAGCCCACCGCGCGCGACCGCCTTACGAGCCGCACCCGGATCGATTGCCGCTCATGCTTCAGGATCACGGCGACCGGGTACGCTTCCGCAACATCTGGGTTCGACCCCTCGAGTAAGTTTGCTCAGCAGCCGTTGGGCTTTAGCGCGTAGTAGTAGCGAATGATGTTGCGATAGACCTCGACAGCGCGCGTGAG contains:
- a CDS encoding methyl-accepting chemotaxis protein produces the protein MYDRLKNASIQTKIVLALLVPQVLAIVLAVFIWWGFRGMSEAQQWALHSQQVMQQAQGLLLERAVMQQNALSYLLTGDASYHTAYQEEKARFEKRIADLKQLVSDNPEQVERLAQVTAAMQEWISATEVLLAQRPEVDMGQLRMSELAASVVAHKATHAALWEKIERELQDFLDAEQQLNEARLTWMKRQQRFLIWEIVGALLVIALGIGLAFRVLRGSVVRPIQELEAAAQKIAEGQLDVAITATTQDEVGSLARAFNQMVASVRQALDALQAEKESVEQKVREAVAASEAQQQYLARSVERMLAQMERFAAGDLTVHLEAERDDEIRRLYEGFNRAVANIRQMIVRVTEAVASTASSAAQISASSEELAATAQQQSGQANEVAAAIEEMVRTIIENARNATETAEVAQENGAQAQQGEQVVRETVEKIRQIAQVVGESARTVERLGASSERIGEIVQVINEIAEQTNLLALNAAIEAARAGEHGRGFAVVADEVRKLAERTAQATKEIAKMIEGIRSETREAVKAIQRGSQEVEEGIRLADQTGTALTQIVQGAQRVLDRVSQIAAASEEQSTTSEQISRSVELISRLSHESARGVEQIARAAEGLSRLTDELNQMIRQFQVGRDLQSRLVPDGAGRLTQV
- a CDS encoding 3-keto-disaccharide hydrolase, translating into MRILTAGLLGLFWGSLGLSAMAQVDTSWAIHDLNRPRPPVVTPAPFAQHTAPPSDAIVLFDGTDLSAWERVGGGEAAWRVVDGYMEVVPGSGNIQTRQGFGDVQLHLEWSVPEEVTGEGQGRGNSGVFLMGRYEVQVLDSYQNDTYPDGQAGAIYGQYPPLVNAMRPPGQWQTYDIVFRRPRFDAEGKLVQPARITVLHNGILVQDCAVLTGPTAHRARPPYEPHPDRLPLMLQDHGDRVRFRNIWVRPLE